Proteins from one Bacteroides zhangwenhongii genomic window:
- the prfB gene encoding peptide chain release factor 2 (programmed frameshift), translating to MITIEQLKDVKERTDALRRYLDVDGKKIQVEEEQLRTQAPGFWDDQKKAEAQMKLVKDLQKWIDGYNEVKTLADELELAFDFYKEELVTEEDVDTAYAKAREAVEALELKNMLRDEADQMDCVLKINSGAGGTESQDWASMLMRMYLRYAETNGYKATIANLQEGDEAGIKTCTINIEGDFAYGYLKGENGVHRLVRVSPYNAQGKRMTSFASVFVTPLVDDSIEVNIETARISWDTFRSGGAGGQNVNKVESGVRLRYQYKDPYTGEEEEILIENTETRDQPKNRENAMRQLRSILYDKELQHRMAEQAKVEAGKKKIEWGSQIRSYVFDDRRVKDHRTNYQTSDVNGVMDGKIEDFIKAYLMEFSSQES from the exons ATGATTACTATTGAACAACTTAAAGACGTGAAAGAGCGCACGGATGCGCTGAGGAGGTATCTT GACGTTGACGGGAAGAAAATTCAAGTCGAAGAAGAACAGTTAAGAACGCAGGCTCCGGGATTTTGGGATGACCAGAAGAAAGCTGAAGCCCAAATGAAGTTGGTGAAAGACCTGCAAAAGTGGATTGACGGCTATAATGAGGTCAAAACGCTGGCAGATGAACTTGAGCTGGCATTTGATTTCTATAAAGAGGAATTGGTGACAGAGGAAGATGTGGATACTGCTTATGCGAAAGCGCGTGAGGCGGTAGAAGCGCTCGAACTCAAGAATATGCTTCGTGATGAGGCCGACCAAATGGATTGTGTGTTGAAGATCAATTCCGGTGCCGGTGGTACGGAGAGTCAGGATTGGGCTTCTATGTTGATGCGTATGTATTTGCGTTATGCTGAGACAAATGGCTATAAGGCTACTATTGCCAACCTTCAGGAAGGTGATGAGGCCGGAATCAAAACCTGTACGATCAATATTGAAGGGGATTTTGCCTACGGTTATCTGAAAGGAGAAAATGGGGTGCACCGTTTGGTACGTGTCTCTCCTTACAATGCGCAGGGTAAACGTATGACATCTTTTGCTTCTGTCTTTGTCACCCCGTTGGTAGACGACAGTATTGAGGTGAATATTGAGACGGCACGTATCTCTTGGGATACCTTCCGAAGCGGTGGCGCCGGTGGTCAGAATGTGAACAAGGTAGAATCCGGAGTTCGTCTGCGTTACCAATATAAAGATCCTTATACAGGTGAGGAAGAGGAGATTCTGATTGAAAATACGGAAACCCGCGACCAGCCTAAGAACCGTGAAAATGCAATGCGCCAGTTACGTTCTATCTTATATGATAAAGAGTTGCAGCACCGTATGGCAGAACAGGCGAAGGTGGAAGCGGGAAAGAAGAAGATCGAATGGGGCTCGCAGATCCGAAGTTATGTATTTGACGACCGCCGTGTGAAAGATCATCGTACCAACTATCAGACTTCGGATGTAAACGGAGTGATGGATGGCAAGATAGAGGATTTTATTAAGGCTTATCTGATGGAATTCTCTTCACAGGAATCATAA
- a CDS encoding porin, whose product MSRITTTVVTLLLAATAFGQAKEDAGDGKKLDKQTMEWKDYLPEIHGTIRGKYEFQTETEESRFEVRNARFSVSGNVHPLVAYKAEIDLSDEGSIKMLDAYVRVFPMKDLNFTIGQMRVPFTIDAHRSPHQQYFANRSFIAKQVGNVRDVGFTTAYKHTSGFPFILEAGLFNGSGLTNQKEWHKTLNYSVKAQLLPGKNWNITLSTQMIKPESVRINMYDAGIYYQNNRFHIEAEYLYKMYGHETFKDVHAVNSFVNYDLPLKKVFNKISFLARYDMMTDHSDGKIDKTTNALVINDYARHRVTGGITLSLSKAFIADLRLNFEKYFYKKTGIPKESEQDKIVIEFMTRF is encoded by the coding sequence ATGAGTAGAATTACAACAACAGTCGTAACATTATTGTTGGCGGCAACAGCTTTCGGACAGGCTAAAGAAGACGCCGGAGATGGCAAAAAATTAGATAAGCAGACGATGGAATGGAAAGACTATTTGCCCGAGATTCATGGAACGATTCGGGGAAAATACGAATTCCAGACAGAAACAGAGGAAAGTCGTTTTGAAGTACGTAATGCGCGCTTTAGTGTTTCGGGAAATGTGCATCCTTTGGTTGCTTATAAAGCGGAAATCGACCTTTCTGACGAGGGCTCTATTAAAATGCTGGATGCGTATGTACGTGTCTTTCCGATGAAAGATCTTAATTTCACGATTGGGCAAATGCGGGTACCTTTTACGATTGATGCTCATCGTTCTCCTCACCAACAGTATTTTGCCAATCGTTCATTCATAGCCAAGCAAGTAGGAAATGTCCGTGATGTTGGGTTCACTACTGCTTATAAACATACGAGTGGCTTTCCGTTTATTCTTGAGGCCGGATTATTTAACGGTTCGGGGCTTACCAATCAGAAAGAATGGCATAAAACATTGAACTACTCGGTTAAAGCTCAGTTATTACCCGGCAAAAATTGGAATATAACACTCAGCACCCAGATGATAAAGCCGGAATCCGTACGGATTAATATGTATGATGCCGGTATTTACTATCAAAATAATCGTTTTCATATTGAAGCGGAATATCTATATAAAATGTACGGGCATGAGACGTTTAAAGATGTGCACGCTGTGAATAGCTTTGTCAATTACGACTTACCTTTGAAGAAAGTATTCAATAAAATTTCTTTTCTTGCACGTTATGACATGATGACGGATCATAGTGACGGCAAAATAGATAAGACGACAAATGCTTTGGTTATAAACGATTATGCACGCCATCGTGTCACGGGTGGGATCACACTTAGCCTTTCAAAAGCTTTCATTGCCGACCTTCGTTTGAACTTCGAAAAGTATTTCTATAAGAAAACCGGTATCCCGAAAGAATCGGAGCAGGATAAAATCGTAATTGAATTTATGACAAGGTTCTGA
- a CDS encoding CYTH domain-containing protein: MAQEIERKFLVIGEYKSLAFAKSRIVQGYISSARGRTVRIRIRDDKGYLTIKGASNASGTSRYEWEKELSLPEAEELMKLCEPGIIDKTRYLVRSGRHIFEVDEFYGENEGLVVAEVELASEDEAFVKPDFIGEEVTGDIRYYNSRLMKKPYKMW; encoded by the coding sequence ATGGCACAAGAAATAGAACGTAAATTTTTAGTTATCGGAGAGTATAAGTCGTTGGCATTTGCGAAAAGTCGTATTGTGCAGGGATATATCAGCAGTGCTCGTGGAAGGACTGTCCGGATACGTATCCGGGATGATAAGGGATACCTGACTATCAAGGGGGCTTCCAACGCTTCTGGTACAAGCCGTTATGAATGGGAAAAGGAACTGTCTTTGCCGGAGGCGGAAGAATTGATGAAGTTGTGTGAACCGGGAATTATTGACAAGACCCGTTATCTGGTGCGTAGCGGCAGGCATATATTTGAAGTTGACGAGTTTTATGGTGAGAATGAGGGGCTTGTGGTGGCGGAAGTCGAGCTGGCTTCTGAAGATGAGGCCTTTGTGAAGCCGGACTTTATCGGTGAAGAAGTGACGGGCGATATACGTTATTACAATTCCCGGCTAATGAAAAAACCGTATAAGATGTGGTGA
- a CDS encoding MgtC/SapB family protein, which produces MEQLYGYVPRELVTFILVTLFSLLIGLSQRRISLKREGETTLFGTDRTFTFIGILGYLLYILDPTSMRLFMGGGAVLGLLLGLNYYVKQAQFHVFGVTTIIIALITYCLAPIVSTQPSWFYVMVIVTVLLLTELKHTFTEFAQRMKNDEMITLAKFLAISGIILPMLPHKNLIPDINLTPYSIWLATVVVSGISYLSYLLKRYVFHESGTLVSGIIGGLYSSTATISVLARKSRKASEQEATEYVAAMLLAVSMMFLRFMILILIFSREIFLSIYPYLLIMSVVSAIVGWFIHSRQKLPKDTSVESEEDDSSNPLEFKVALIFAVLFVVFTVLTHYTLVYAGTSGLNLLSFVSGFSDITPFILNLLQNTGSVAVLIITACSMQAIVSNILVNMFYALFFAGKRSKLRPWILGGFGAVIACNLVLLLFFYL; this is translated from the coding sequence ATGGAACAGTTATATGGTTATGTGCCACGCGAATTGGTAACCTTTATTCTGGTGACTTTATTCTCCTTGTTAATCGGACTCTCACAGCGCCGTATCAGTCTGAAGCGTGAAGGGGAGACGACTCTTTTCGGTACTGACCGCACATTTACTTTCATCGGTATATTAGGCTATCTTCTTTATATATTGGACCCTACGAGTATGCGTTTGTTTATGGGAGGAGGCGCCGTTTTGGGACTGTTGCTGGGACTGAACTATTATGTGAAGCAGGCTCAATTTCATGTTTTTGGCGTGACGACTATTATTATCGCCTTAATCACCTATTGTCTGGCTCCCATTGTGTCCACCCAACCTTCCTGGTTCTATGTCATGGTGATTGTGACGGTACTTCTGCTTACAGAACTAAAGCATACCTTTACGGAATTTGCCCAGCGGATGAAAAATGATGAAATGATTACGTTGGCAAAGTTTTTGGCTATTAGTGGTATTATATTACCTATGCTTCCACATAAAAACCTGATTCCGGATATAAATCTGACTCCTTATTCTATTTGGTTGGCAACAGTGGTCGTCTCAGGTATTTCCTACCTTTCTTATTTGCTGAAGCGGTATGTGTTTCATGAATCCGGCACTTTGGTGTCCGGTATTATAGGTGGGTTGTATAGTAGTACAGCCACTATTTCGGTACTTGCACGTAAAAGTCGGAAAGCTTCGGAGCAAGAGGCTACGGAGTACGTCGCAGCCATGTTATTGGCGGTCAGTATGATGTTTCTGCGTTTTATGATACTGATACTTATTTTTAGCAGGGAGATCTTTCTTTCTATTTATCCGTACCTGTTGATAATGTCAGTGGTATCTGCGATAGTAGGCTGGTTTATTCATTCACGGCAGAAACTTCCTAAAGATACTTCTGTCGAGTCGGAAGAGGATGATAGTAGCAATCCATTGGAATTTAAGGTTGCGTTGATCTTTGCCGTATTATTTGTCGTATTTACGGTTTTGACACATTATACTTTGGTTTACGCCGGTACAAGCGGATTGAATTTGCTCTCTTTTGTATCCGGTTTCAGCGATATAACCCCTTTTATTTTGAACTTATTGCAAAACACGGGGAGCGTTGCCGTACTGATTATTACAGCTTGCAGTATGCAGGCGATTGTAAGTAATATACTGGTGAATATGTTTTATGCCTTATTCTTTGCCGGGAAAAGAAGTAAACTTCGTCCTTGGATTTTGGGAGGCTTCGGAGCAGTGATTGCCTGCAACCTTGTTTTGCTATTATTCTTTTATCTTTAA
- a CDS encoding DUF3575 domain-containing protein, with amino-acid sequence MRKKAVENKDSIMPFKSRWAFKTNAVEWLVLLPNVTAEFDLFGSPYKHYTLSLGIKGNWNTSQNYKPSIVYNLVDARMEFRKYFRTTQRNFHHLDSASFFQRMKEEVFTIKRFHPRYWRAYYWGVYADVANYNFKFGSTGMQGSAYGLGVSGGFSIPLYGYRQNFIDLELGASVGFVYTKYDAYKHDAESNCYPRLPEKSKGGHLVPFPVVSDLRVAFVYRFSTSVKNKYKLIDYDKINARAEAKRQKQLRRDSISEARDKAKHLKELQKDSIRLAKEALDQIKDSLKRQDKLMKDSLEQVKKLEKKNSKEEKKQAGKVVETPEIQQSTEEQQPAQEKQPAKSDSPEPQAVEPQSLKDQGIVPLTTNEGGEA; translated from the coding sequence ATGCGTAAGAAGGCAGTAGAAAACAAAGATTCTATCATGCCTTTTAAATCTCGATGGGCATTTAAAACAAATGCTGTCGAGTGGCTTGTATTGTTACCTAATGTTACTGCCGAATTCGATTTGTTCGGCTCTCCTTACAAACACTACACATTAAGTCTCGGTATCAAAGGCAACTGGAATACTTCTCAAAATTACAAACCTAGCATTGTATATAATCTGGTTGATGCCCGTATGGAGTTCCGGAAATATTTCCGTACTACTCAACGTAACTTCCATCATCTGGATTCTGCTTCTTTCTTTCAACGGATGAAAGAGGAAGTGTTCACTATTAAACGTTTCCATCCTCGTTATTGGCGTGCCTATTATTGGGGGGTGTATGCTGACGTTGCTAACTATAATTTTAAATTTGGTTCGACAGGAATGCAGGGTTCTGCTTACGGTTTGGGTGTATCCGGTGGATTCAGCATTCCTTTATATGGTTATCGCCAGAACTTCATTGATTTGGAGTTAGGTGCCAGTGTCGGATTTGTATACACTAAATATGATGCGTATAAGCATGATGCTGAAAGTAATTGTTATCCTCGCTTACCTGAAAAAAGTAAGGGAGGCCATTTAGTTCCTTTCCCGGTTGTCAGTGATTTGCGGGTAGCTTTTGTTTATCGTTTCTCTACTTCTGTCAAGAACAAGTATAAGCTAATTGATTATGATAAGATAAATGCGCGTGCGGAAGCTAAGCGTCAAAAGCAATTGAGGCGTGATTCTATTAGTGAAGCACGGGATAAGGCGAAACATCTGAAAGAGTTGCAGAAAGACTCTATACGATTGGCAAAAGAAGCTTTGGACCAGATAAAGGACTCGCTTAAGAGACAAGATAAGTTGATGAAAGATTCTTTGGAACAAGTGAAAAAGTTGGAGAAGAAAAATTCAAAAGAAGAGAAGAAGCAAGCTGGAAAAGTAGTGGAAACACCTGAGATACAACAATCAACGGAGGAACAGCAACCTGCTCAGGAGAAACAGCCTGCTAAGTCTGATTCGCCTGAACCGCAGGCCGTCGAACCACAATCTTTGAAAGATCAGGGAATCGTGCCACTAACGACTAATGAGGGAGGTGAAGCGTAA
- a CDS encoding fimbrillin family protein, translating into MMKKGQITYKRIKQYLLIGFCSILLFNCSRDTYVGELPTDDDAPLVEPVPIVLSLGMSDFDILTRGSGEVNNGNDADFWNQVRFYVYAFNKDPQTDLSKPWSATNEDFCLLDGSRTGGVNAQVSNHGKEVGVKKEDSNLMLFYPDEESQSIYYNMRHTDWPYNFFAYYLDDYVSECHREKDYIYYDIELDGRRDFMSSMANIDKQEDKYEGNPYKDKILGRAYSAYSANHGLNPVFQFEHHLVLLRFVVCKPDNSPNEDKDEKKNIPPLDPSLTVKKIEVNSKYKGCFIVAVNDPTDQTKPQRGISFNNEEYKYIELRKKNGELIGSDGWCVVAKCPVYGDERDHLYVLDKDIDNDRDTGTSLLVAPADFYEAKISLSAENGLQGSLYTEVDVKLENDEVFSAGKAYTIYLTVNSLSDITPKVTMGMWEDGGSGTINPNDKFEDEM; encoded by the coding sequence ATGATGAAAAAAGGACAGATAACATATAAGAGGATTAAACAATACTTATTAATCGGGTTTTGTTCGATACTGTTGTTTAATTGTTCCAGAGATACGTATGTTGGGGAATTGCCGACAGACGATGATGCGCCTTTAGTGGAGCCAGTTCCTATTGTGTTGAGTTTAGGAATGTCTGATTTTGATATACTGACACGTGGTAGTGGTGAAGTCAATAATGGCAATGATGCCGATTTTTGGAATCAAGTAAGATTCTATGTGTATGCGTTCAATAAGGATCCGCAGACAGACTTGTCCAAACCTTGGAGTGCGACGAACGAAGATTTCTGTTTGTTGGATGGTTCTAGAACAGGAGGAGTGAATGCACAGGTTTCTAACCACGGGAAAGAAGTAGGAGTGAAGAAGGAAGATTCCAATTTAATGCTTTTCTATCCAGATGAAGAGTCGCAGAGTATCTATTATAATATGAGACATACCGATTGGCCATACAATTTCTTTGCTTACTATTTAGATGATTATGTTAGTGAGTGTCACCGTGAGAAAGATTATATCTATTACGACATCGAACTGGATGGGCGCAGAGACTTTATGTCATCTATGGCAAATATTGACAAACAGGAAGATAAATACGAGGGTAATCCATATAAAGATAAGATCTTGGGACGCGCATATAGTGCATATTCTGCTAATCATGGACTAAATCCGGTATTTCAGTTTGAACATCATTTAGTACTTCTTCGCTTTGTGGTTTGTAAACCGGATAATAGTCCCAATGAGGACAAAGATGAAAAAAAGAACATTCCCCCTTTGGATCCTAGTTTAACTGTAAAAAAGATTGAGGTAAATTCAAAATATAAAGGATGTTTTATAGTGGCGGTGAATGATCCTACTGATCAAACGAAACCTCAAAGAGGAATCTCATTTAATAATGAAGAATATAAGTATATCGAACTCAGAAAGAAGAATGGAGAATTGATAGGGAGTGATGGTTGGTGCGTAGTAGCTAAATGTCCTGTATATGGGGATGAACGGGATCATCTTTATGTCCTTGACAAAGATATAGATAATGATCGTGATACTGGTACAAGTTTATTAGTGGCACCTGCTGATTTTTATGAGGCTAAAATTAGTTTGAGTGCAGAAAATGGATTGCAAGGGTCATTATATACAGAAGTAGATGTTAAACTAGAAAATGATGAAGTATTCAGTGCAGGAAAAGCTTATACTATTTATCTGACGGTTAATAGTCTGTCTGATATTACGCCGAAGGTAACAATGGGGATGTGGGAAGATGGTGGAAGTGGAACTATAAACCCGAATGATAAATTTGAAGATGAAATGTGA
- a CDS encoding fimbrillin family protein encodes MKRFFLYAMMTAGILASCSQSENEGLSGDETDMLPSADKILISASAPIAKIDATPTRSSGSIGADKDDLHGKWNNEILHIYACQKDPETGITRADKITTTQDTYVLFDEKAKATGGSDRGDITWLEGTPSRYFPRNGAYDFFGYYADNAISDGTVAQVKDGKSGNGNKVLFKEFTITGAEDLMVAKAKLTDEQKPNLDQIDYNKAFSSYTARRGVQPSMTFEHLLTRLVFFVDGEGNAAPEKAYVKSVTVKSKTTGELAVVYSDEDDKGIVWTTNDADRVPLALKERGDDGQMIDLVPANSYAPRKDDPAKTIGEALLVEPEVESYEITVTIRQEEDANGNPIDKPEDTFTRILKASDVTTKDGTKLDKFKASNSYNITISVYGVEKVEIEAVLGAWGEGGSASMNPDEFTDVQ; translated from the coding sequence ATGAAACGATTTTTTCTTTATGCAATGATGACAGCCGGGATACTGGCTTCTTGCTCGCAAAGTGAAAACGAAGGCTTATCTGGAGATGAAACAGATATGCTTCCGAGTGCAGACAAAATCCTGATTTCTGCATCTGCTCCAATTGCTAAAATAGATGCAACTCCCACTCGAAGTTCTGGCTCTATTGGAGCTGATAAAGATGATTTACACGGCAAATGGAATAATGAAATACTTCATATTTATGCCTGCCAAAAAGATCCAGAGACGGGAATAACTCGTGCTGACAAAATTACTACAACTCAGGATACTTATGTGTTATTTGATGAAAAAGCGAAAGCAACTGGTGGATCTGATAGGGGAGATATAACTTGGCTGGAAGGAACTCCTTCTCGTTATTTTCCTCGTAATGGAGCCTATGACTTTTTTGGCTATTATGCTGATAATGCAATATCGGATGGTACAGTTGCACAAGTGAAAGATGGAAAAAGTGGCAATGGAAACAAAGTTCTATTTAAAGAGTTTACGATTACTGGTGCGGAAGATTTGATGGTTGCTAAAGCTAAATTGACTGATGAACAAAAGCCTAATCTTGATCAAATTGATTATAATAAAGCATTTAGTTCATATACCGCTCGTAGAGGCGTTCAACCTTCTATGACATTTGAACATTTATTAACTCGTTTAGTCTTTTTTGTAGATGGAGAAGGTAATGCGGCACCGGAGAAAGCTTATGTAAAGTCTGTTACAGTAAAGTCAAAAACGACAGGTGAGTTAGCTGTTGTTTATTCTGATGAAGATGATAAGGGGATTGTTTGGACAACTAATGATGCCGATAGGGTACCTTTGGCTCTTAAAGAAAGAGGTGATGATGGTCAAATGATAGATCTAGTGCCAGCTAATTCTTATGCTCCTCGAAAAGATGATCCTGCCAAAACGATTGGTGAAGCATTATTGGTGGAGCCAGAAGTGGAATCTTATGAAATTACAGTAACAATTCGTCAAGAAGAGGATGCGAATGGTAATCCTATAGATAAGCCCGAAGATACATTTACTAGAATATTGAAAGCCTCTGATGTAACAACAAAAGATGGTACTAAACTTGATAAATTTAAGGCCTCTAATTCTTACAATATTACTATAAGTGTTTATGGTGTAGAGAAAGTTGAAATTGAGGCTGTACTTGGTGCGTGGGGAGAAGGTGGTTCTGCTAGTATGAATCCGGATGAATTTACAGATGTACAATAA
- a CDS encoding fimbrillin family protein: MKKNNLFVFGIIAMMASCSNGEMGDQKGQDSSIIDIPFDGRIALSASPEISVTETRAAVTGWTDTPIRVWGLNNTGTGWDTDDSCLFPGPNHYANGVVDSNGNVVFDGSEVYFYPLNSDVDFSFYSCSPQPQSTITQNAVLATYDITGAQDILWGEAIAADAEAEKGEVIVDGIKYNGYNARYFRKGGKTPVLKFKHLLTQLQFKGIKGDEGGYTTGDGVVWPVSIRNIEVISAPKASLVVAGANKGTLTAAAADDDIPVYFEGDIPYSNSTATDVSPVENTGANAGTTMVLPSTTGTYKVKVTLVANVNGKDKTQENIITITYKKDGAVAPFEAGKIYTVNLTIYGLRLVDLDASLEPWTSEGAIDQEVN, translated from the coding sequence ATGAAAAAAAATAATTTATTTGTGTTTGGAATAATAGCGATGATGGCGAGTTGTTCCAATGGAGAAATGGGTGATCAGAAGGGACAGGATAGTTCTATTATAGATATACCTTTTGATGGAAGAATAGCTTTAAGTGCAAGTCCTGAAATTTCTGTTACTGAGACGAGAGCGGCTGTAACTGGATGGACTGATACTCCTATTCGTGTATGGGGGTTAAATAATACCGGTACTGGTTGGGACACTGATGATTCTTGTTTATTTCCGGGACCAAACCATTATGCAAATGGCGTAGTTGATTCAAACGGTAATGTTGTTTTTGATGGTTCAGAAGTTTATTTTTATCCCTTGAATAGTGATGTAGACTTTTCTTTTTATTCATGTAGCCCTCAGCCGCAGTCTACAATTACGCAAAATGCTGTTTTGGCCACATATGATATTACGGGTGCCCAAGATATTCTTTGGGGAGAAGCAATTGCTGCTGATGCTGAAGCTGAAAAAGGAGAGGTAATAGTAGATGGTATAAAGTATAATGGGTATAATGCTCGTTATTTTCGTAAGGGAGGTAAAACTCCTGTGCTGAAGTTCAAACACTTATTAACTCAATTACAATTTAAGGGTATTAAAGGTGACGAAGGAGGATATACCACAGGTGATGGTGTAGTTTGGCCTGTAAGTATTAGGAATATAGAGGTTATTTCAGCTCCAAAAGCTAGCTTGGTTGTGGCTGGTGCTAATAAAGGAACTTTAACTGCTGCCGCTGCTGATGATGATATTCCTGTGTATTTTGAAGGAGATATACCATATAGTAATTCTACGGCTACGGATGTATCTCCAGTGGAAAATACAGGAGCAAATGCTGGAACTACAATGGTGTTGCCTTCAACAACTGGTACTTATAAGGTTAAAGTAACATTGGTTGCTAATGTTAATGGTAAAGATAAAACGCAAGAAAATATAATTACTATAACATATAAGAAAGATGGTGCTGTAGCTCCGTTTGAAGCTGGTAAAATTTATACCGTTAATTTGACAATATATGGCTTACGTTTAGTTGATTTGGATGCGTCATTAGAACCGTGGACAAGTGAAGGTGCTATTGATCAAGAAGTAAACTAA
- a CDS encoding fimbrillin family protein, with translation MNRWMIVGVSLLFFTACSKDDDGTSQSGNNNNNMNGGAVLSFSSSISASIVVDVIGPGTRAPLTTLEPNAQVGIFGIPAIQGASNSDCDLFNKKRESDFQQNLFNACYTYVPGYETLQTENLATFPNTSNAGLMLYGYYPFTEDVEWREIKSVAQWAIPWKLNTADMSLTKDYMYTSQTPTWYSEVGTSPIVLNFKHAFGRLDFCFYSTSAEVCEANYRVQSVTVQCDTPETGWMSLTDGTLSFSSPKLLSCFHPVDNVGIAYNMPGESVAKFMFPPEQTLIKKITCLVKDGGNNEREYTIYTSSYGYKIPIKKGKTTLMRINFLPKDATFSGPANVDSWTNGTTIDKDVKLQ, from the coding sequence ATGAATAGATGGATGATAGTAGGCGTATCATTATTATTTTTTACAGCATGTAGTAAGGATGATGATGGTACGTCTCAATCGGGTAATAATAACAATAATATGAATGGTGGAGCTGTGTTATCTTTCAGCTCCAGCATTTCTGCTTCTATTGTTGTAGATGTGATAGGACCTGGAACTCGTGCGCCATTAACGACCCTTGAACCGAATGCTCAGGTAGGCATTTTTGGTATTCCCGCAATTCAGGGTGCTTCGAATTCAGATTGTGACTTGTTTAATAAAAAACGTGAAAGTGATTTTCAGCAGAATCTGTTTAATGCTTGCTATACTTATGTGCCTGGATATGAGACTTTGCAAACAGAAAATTTGGCAACTTTTCCTAATACGAGTAATGCTGGATTAATGTTATACGGTTATTATCCTTTTACTGAAGATGTGGAGTGGCGCGAGATAAAGAGTGTGGCTCAGTGGGCTATACCATGGAAGCTGAATACTGCTGATATGTCTCTTACTAAAGATTATATGTATACATCTCAAACACCAACATGGTATTCAGAAGTAGGAACTAGTCCTATTGTTCTGAATTTTAAACATGCGTTTGGACGACTGGATTTTTGTTTTTATTCGACAAGTGCAGAGGTCTGTGAGGCTAATTATCGGGTTCAATCTGTGACAGTACAGTGTGATACTCCTGAAACTGGCTGGATGTCTTTAACGGACGGAACATTATCTTTTTCTTCTCCCAAATTATTGTCTTGTTTCCATCCTGTAGATAACGTAGGGATAGCTTATAATATGCCAGGAGAATCTGTTGCGAAGTTCATGTTTCCACCTGAGCAAACATTGATAAAAAAAATCACTTGTCTGGTTAAAGATGGGGGAAATAATGAACGTGAATATACTATTTATACTTCTAGTTATGGGTATAAGATACCGATAAAAAAGGGAAAGACTACATTGATGCGTATAAATTTCTTGCCAAAGGATGCTACATTCTCAGGACCGGCAAATGTGGATTCTTGGACTAACGGTACGACAATAGATAAGGATGTTAAGTTACAGTAA
- a CDS encoding DUF3575 domain-containing protein, whose protein sequence is MTRIVKYLFFFILLLGAGAQEVCAQQIAVKTNGLSLLAGVPNLGCELVVGERSSVDLSFYGGYKPWGTDIKLIGVQPEYRYWFNGRPMVREYIGISALGASYDMHLGKHIYDGDAIGIGITMGYSMVLGKRLNLEFSAGFGAVCFWHQQYYENDNFEDYLINNPGKTNAHGYKLFPAKLAVSISYIIR, encoded by the coding sequence ATGACACGAATCGTAAAATATCTGTTCTTCTTTATTTTGCTGCTTGGGGCTGGAGCACAAGAGGTGTGCGCCCAGCAAATAGCAGTGAAAACCAATGGCTTGTCACTTTTGGCAGGAGTGCCTAACTTAGGATGTGAACTTGTAGTGGGAGAACGCTCCAGTGTTGATTTAAGTTTCTATGGAGGATACAAACCTTGGGGGACAGATATCAAGCTTATCGGAGTACAGCCGGAGTATCGATATTGGTTTAACGGACGTCCTATGGTGCGTGAATACATCGGTATATCCGCTTTGGGGGCGAGCTATGATATGCATCTGGGAAAACATATTTACGATGGAGATGCCATAGGCATTGGTATAACGATGGGATATTCGATGGTATTGGGAAAACGTCTGAACCTTGAATTTTCGGCAGGTTTCGGAGCCGTTTGTTTCTGGCACCAACAATACTATGAGAATGATAATTTTGAGGATTATCTGATCAATAATCCGGGAAAGACGAATGCGCATGGATATAAATTGTTTCCAGCCAAGTTAGCGGTTTCTATTTCTTATATTATTAGATAG